The Echinicola rosea genome has a segment encoding these proteins:
- a CDS encoding TrmH family RNA methyltransferase, with amino-acid sequence MESSFLDKDLLAYLSQYITDHKKARMEEVLALRSRFFTVVLEDIYKPHNASAVIRTCDCFGVQDIHIIEKANSYDVNPYVTRGSAQWVDIHKYQDGPDRSSVDACFGELRSQGYKIMATSPHGESVPLHELEADQKTALVFGNEHAGVSDEVIRKSDGVVHIPMTGFTESFNISVSASICLYDLQQKIVRSKPEIYYLSEEEKAEIRFRWYKSVVKNVEAHIRSFYAAK; translated from the coding sequence ATGGAAAGTAGTTTTTTGGACAAGGATCTATTAGCTTACCTATCCCAATATATAACAGACCATAAAAAAGCCAGGATGGAAGAAGTCCTGGCTTTACGGTCTCGATTTTTTACGGTGGTGTTGGAGGATATTTACAAGCCTCATAATGCCAGTGCAGTGATCAGGACCTGTGATTGCTTTGGTGTGCAGGACATTCACATCATCGAAAAAGCCAATTCCTATGACGTCAACCCCTATGTTACCAGAGGCTCAGCCCAATGGGTGGATATCCACAAGTACCAAGATGGCCCTGATCGATCTTCCGTCGATGCATGTTTTGGGGAGTTGAGGTCGCAGGGGTATAAGATCATGGCCACTTCTCCACATGGAGAGAGCGTCCCATTGCATGAGCTGGAGGCAGATCAGAAAACGGCCTTGGTCTTTGGCAATGAGCATGCAGGAGTAAGTGATGAGGTCATCCGAAAGAGTGATGGGGTCGTCCATATTCCGATGACAGGTTTTACAGAGAGTTTTAATATTTCGGTCAGTGCATCGATCTGTCTGTATGATTTGCAGCAAAAAATCGTACGCTCCAAACCGGAAATCTACTACCTGAGTGAAGAGGAAAAGGCCGAAATCCGCTTCCGATGGTACAAAAGTGTCGTCAAAAACGTGGAGGCACATATCCGGAGTTTTTATGCAGCAAAATAA
- a CDS encoding glycoside hydrolase family 2 TIM barrel-domain containing protein, with protein sequence MKIMRTPFVISCFLFLCSVSTVLFAQNVRKSWTLEDDWKFSKGTQEEAYAMDFDDDDWEEVTVPHDWAIYGPFDESHDLQIVAVTQNGEKVATKKTGRTGGLPYMGVGWYRRTFEVPDFDPDGQRVKLIFDGAMSEAQVYVNGEKVGFWPYGYNTFYFDVTDFLNADGSLNQLAVRLENKEQSSRWYPGAGLYRNVHVLVTPKTHVPVWGTFVTTPYVSEAYASVNIKTELEQVAEGTDVSIETLILDVKGEVVARKENVQRLNHGRPLEQFLTVDNPHMWSPETPYLYFAKSVISIDGKKVDAFTTRFGIRKIDFIADKGFFLNGQRRKFQGVNLHHDLGPLGAAVNRSAIKRQLQLMKDMGADAIRTSHNMPAPELVELCDEMGLMVMVESFDEWDVAKCKNGYHRFFDEWAEKDLVNMVRHYRNNPSVVMWSIGNEVPTQCSADGYKVAKFLQDICHREDPTRLVTAGMDRISCVLDNGFAAMIDVTGFNYRTHRYQEGYEKLPHSLVLGSETGSTVSSRGVYHFPVEKVAQVIHEDQQSSAYGLEYCSWSNLPEDDFALAEDYDWTLGQFVWTGFDYLGEPTPYDTDAWPNHSSMFGIVDLAGIPKDRYYLYKSVWKPEEETLHILPHWNWEGREGEQTPVFVYTNYPSAELFINGKSQGKKTKNKEGNLQERYRLMWMDVVYEPGEVKVIAYDDNGNKAAEKLLHTAGKAHHIKLIPEKEKVSVDGKELAFVRVQVVDKKGRVCPTDQRSLSFTVEGAGNFKAVANGDPTSLELFHKPHMRVFNGQLTLIVSPENVGAIQLKATGKGLKKGEVTIDAY encoded by the coding sequence ATGAAGATCATGCGTACCCCATTTGTTATTTCTTGTTTCCTTTTCTTATGTAGTGTTTCCACAGTCCTTTTTGCCCAGAATGTACGGAAGTCATGGACGCTGGAAGATGATTGGAAGTTCAGTAAAGGAACACAAGAGGAAGCCTATGCTATGGACTTTGACGATGATGATTGGGAGGAAGTAACGGTGCCGCATGACTGGGCTATTTATGGTCCCTTTGATGAAAGCCATGATTTGCAGATCGTAGCGGTCACTCAAAACGGCGAAAAAGTGGCTACCAAGAAAACCGGACGAACAGGTGGATTGCCCTATATGGGAGTCGGCTGGTACAGAAGGACGTTTGAGGTTCCTGATTTTGACCCTGATGGGCAACGGGTAAAACTGATTTTTGATGGGGCCATGAGCGAGGCACAAGTGTATGTCAATGGTGAAAAAGTTGGTTTTTGGCCGTATGGTTATAATACATTCTATTTCGATGTGACAGATTTTCTGAATGCGGACGGATCCTTAAATCAATTGGCCGTCAGGCTGGAAAACAAGGAGCAATCGTCTCGCTGGTACCCCGGGGCCGGACTGTACCGGAATGTCCATGTATTGGTCACACCGAAAACCCATGTGCCCGTTTGGGGGACATTTGTGACGACTCCGTACGTCTCGGAAGCATATGCTTCTGTTAATATCAAAACTGAGCTCGAACAGGTAGCCGAAGGAACGGACGTTTCGATTGAGACCTTGATCCTGGATGTTAAGGGTGAAGTGGTAGCAAGGAAAGAGAATGTCCAAAGGCTTAACCATGGGAGACCTTTGGAGCAGTTTTTGACGGTTGACAATCCGCATATGTGGTCTCCGGAGACTCCTTACCTTTATTTTGCTAAATCGGTCATTTCAATTGATGGGAAGAAGGTGGATGCGTTTACGACACGTTTTGGCATCCGAAAGATTGACTTCATTGCGGACAAGGGTTTCTTTCTTAACGGACAACGAAGAAAATTCCAAGGGGTAAATCTGCACCATGACCTTGGTCCTCTGGGTGCGGCTGTGAACCGCTCTGCTATTAAGCGACAACTGCAGCTCATGAAGGATATGGGCGCTGATGCCATCAGGACTTCACATAACATGCCTGCTCCAGAACTGGTGGAGCTGTGCGATGAGATGGGCTTGATGGTGATGGTAGAGTCCTTTGATGAATGGGATGTGGCCAAATGCAAAAACGGTTATCACCGCTTTTTTGACGAGTGGGCTGAAAAAGACCTGGTCAATATGGTGCGTCATTACCGTAACAACCCCAGCGTGGTCATGTGGAGCATCGGCAATGAGGTGCCTACGCAATGCAGTGCTGACGGGTATAAAGTAGCCAAATTTCTCCAAGATATTTGTCATCGTGAAGATCCTACCCGCTTGGTTACCGCAGGGATGGATCGTATTTCATGTGTATTGGACAATGGTTTTGCCGCCATGATCGATGTGACGGGTTTTAATTACCGCACCCATCGATACCAGGAAGGTTATGAAAAGCTCCCGCACAGTTTGGTGTTGGGCTCAGAAACAGGATCTACCGTGAGTTCTCGTGGTGTATATCATTTTCCTGTAGAAAAGGTGGCACAGGTCATTCATGAAGATCAACAGTCCAGTGCCTATGGGTTGGAGTATTGCAGCTGGTCAAACCTCCCGGAGGATGATTTTGCACTGGCCGAAGATTATGACTGGACCTTGGGGCAATTTGTGTGGACGGGTTTCGATTATTTGGGAGAGCCTACTCCTTACGATACCGACGCTTGGCCCAATCACAGTTCGATGTTCGGAATTGTTGACTTGGCAGGTATCCCAAAGGACAGGTACTATCTGTACAAGAGTGTCTGGAAGCCAGAAGAAGAGACCCTTCATATTTTACCACATTGGAACTGGGAAGGAAGAGAAGGGGAGCAAACTCCTGTTTTTGTTTATACCAACTATCCGTCTGCCGAACTCTTCATCAATGGCAAGAGCCAAGGGAAAAAGACCAAGAACAAAGAGGGAAACTTGCAGGAACGCTACCGGCTAATGTGGATGGATGTGGTATATGAACCTGGGGAGGTAAAGGTGATCGCTTATGATGACAATGGTAATAAGGCAGCGGAGAAACTCCTACATACGGCAGGAAAAGCCCATCACATCAAACTCATTCCAGAAAAAGAGAAAGTGTCTGTGGATGGTAAGGAATTGGCTTTTGTCCGTGTGCAGGTCGTGGATAAAAAGGGACGGGTTTGCCCTACAGATCAGCGTTCCCTATCTTTTACCGTGGAAGGTGCTGGCAATTTTAAAGCAGTGGCCAATGGTGATCCGACTAGCCTAGAACTGTTTCATAAGCCTCATATGCGGGTATTTAACGGTCAGCTCACACTTATCGTTTCGCCAGAAAATGTGGGTGCTATCCAGTTGAAAGCCACTGGGAAAGGCCTTAAAAAAGGAGAGGTGACTATTGATGCATATTGA
- a CDS encoding TonB-dependent receptor, with product MKHILPPLPFLSHCLQRNTIFYLLVLLTLATSLSASAQTGSISGKVTTSDGEPAEFSTVSLGNNQFTLVNHEGEFSFKGLAAGNYTLEVSFVGLESQTKTVQVKQGKPVKVNFILSASSNSLNEFMVIGDKYTVTSRKESPYVARLPIKNLENPQVYSVVDIELINEQMALTLEESFRNVPGAAPAKTGAGMPAFFSRGFQTSDNLRNGLATSLKTGIDLVMVERVEAIKGPSSTLFGASMVSFGGLVNYVTKKPHERFSGEVSYLQGSWDLSRITADINTPLNDDNTLLFRLNTAFQKENSFQDQGHGTTFVIAPSLTYKASDRLTFRLDADLQKFKGTSNTAWAINSGVTATSYDELPIAYDRSLIDNSFVGNQLSGNVFLQAEYKLSENWTSSTNYAYGNGEYNDLLYFNQYWIDNTTIRRAMGVFSPDKTGRKQFQQNFTGEFNIGAMKNRLVVGLDFMDQFRNMKYSYLWLDTVNVMEPTPDIRLQTVENTLGETVTPERLSKQRTYSAYFSDVLNLTENFLVMVSLRADRFANKGTTNPLTSETTGSYYQTAFSPKLGAVYQPVKDKVAIFANYMNGFKNVDNANQPQPDGTVANFKPQQANQLEGGVKLDLLENKLNATISYYDIQVTNSTRSATDENGATFTVQDGTQQSRGLEVEVIGNPFPGFNFVTGYGYNDNEYTNAAENIEGNRALGTPAHVANAWLSYSLLKGNLQGLGLGTGVIYVSDVFFNDTNTFTLPSYTVLDATLFYNRPKYRISIKANNLTDEPYWVSDGYYVRPQKPAHFITSFTFKF from the coding sequence ATGAAGCACATTTTACCTCCTTTACCCTTTTTGAGCCATTGCCTTCAAAGAAATACTATTTTCTATTTACTGGTTTTGCTAACCCTTGCTACTTCGCTTTCAGCCTCCGCCCAAACCGGTTCTATCAGTGGAAAAGTAACCACCAGCGACGGAGAACCGGCTGAATTTTCGACAGTAAGTTTGGGTAACAACCAATTTACCTTGGTAAACCATGAAGGTGAATTTTCCTTTAAAGGATTGGCGGCTGGAAACTATACCTTGGAAGTCAGTTTTGTAGGGTTGGAATCCCAAACAAAAACTGTCCAAGTAAAGCAGGGGAAACCCGTGAAGGTAAATTTCATCCTTTCGGCCAGTTCAAACTCCCTAAATGAATTTATGGTAATCGGTGACAAATATACCGTCACTTCCCGAAAAGAAAGTCCCTATGTGGCCCGACTGCCCATCAAAAACCTCGAAAACCCACAAGTGTACAGCGTAGTCGATATAGAACTGATCAATGAACAAATGGCGCTTACGTTAGAAGAATCATTTCGCAATGTTCCAGGGGCTGCTCCAGCCAAAACCGGCGCGGGGATGCCTGCCTTTTTTAGCCGTGGTTTCCAAACCTCTGATAATCTCAGGAACGGTCTTGCCACTTCCCTCAAAACCGGAATAGACCTTGTCATGGTAGAGCGGGTAGAAGCCATCAAAGGCCCCTCTTCTACCCTTTTTGGAGCGTCGATGGTATCTTTTGGCGGTTTGGTGAATTACGTGACAAAAAAACCTCATGAGCGTTTTAGTGGCGAAGTTTCCTATCTCCAAGGAAGCTGGGACCTCAGCAGGATCACGGCTGACATCAACACGCCGCTAAACGACGACAACACGTTACTCTTCAGGCTAAACACGGCGTTTCAAAAGGAAAACTCCTTTCAGGACCAAGGCCATGGTACCACCTTCGTAATCGCACCGTCCTTGACCTATAAAGCCAGTGACCGCTTGACCTTCCGCTTGGACGCTGATCTACAAAAATTTAAAGGCACCTCCAACACTGCCTGGGCCATAAACAGCGGTGTTACGGCGACTTCTTACGACGAATTGCCCATCGCCTATGACCGCTCCCTAATCGACAATTCGTTCGTGGGCAATCAACTGTCCGGTAATGTCTTCCTACAGGCCGAGTATAAACTATCTGAAAACTGGACCTCCAGTACCAACTATGCTTATGGCAATGGGGAATACAATGACCTGCTTTATTTTAACCAGTATTGGATCGATAATACTACTATCCGCAGGGCCATGGGCGTTTTTTCCCCCGACAAAACCGGCAGAAAACAATTTCAACAAAACTTTACAGGGGAATTTAATATTGGTGCCATGAAAAACCGTCTTGTTGTAGGATTGGATTTTATGGACCAATTCCGGAACATGAAATATTCTTACCTCTGGCTGGACACGGTGAATGTGATGGAGCCGACGCCCGATATACGTCTCCAGACAGTAGAAAACACGTTGGGAGAAACCGTCACCCCTGAGCGGCTGAGCAAGCAACGTACCTACTCCGCCTACTTCTCCGATGTGCTTAACCTGACAGAAAACTTCCTAGTGATGGTCAGCCTTCGAGCCGACCGGTTTGCCAACAAAGGCACCACAAACCCGCTGACTTCAGAAACAACAGGAAGCTATTATCAAACGGCCTTTTCTCCAAAGTTAGGGGCAGTTTACCAACCGGTAAAGGATAAGGTAGCGATCTTTGCCAACTATATGAACGGTTTCAAAAACGTGGACAATGCCAACCAGCCACAACCTGATGGAACCGTGGCCAACTTCAAACCGCAACAGGCCAATCAATTGGAAGGCGGCGTAAAACTGGACCTGCTTGAAAATAAATTAAACGCTACCATAAGCTATTATGATATTCAAGTGACCAATTCCACCCGTTCCGCAACGGATGAAAATGGTGCTACTTTCACCGTTCAAGACGGTACTCAGCAAAGTCGGGGATTGGAGGTGGAAGTAATCGGAAACCCTTTTCCAGGCTTCAATTTCGTGACCGGGTATGGTTATAATGACAACGAATATACCAATGCTGCTGAAAATATCGAGGGGAACCGTGCCTTGGGAACCCCAGCGCATGTGGCCAATGCCTGGCTCAGCTACTCACTACTGAAAGGCAACTTACAAGGGCTTGGACTGGGAACAGGAGTAATCTATGTTTCGGATGTATTTTTCAATGACACCAACACCTTCACCCTTCCCTCTTACACGGTACTGGATGCAACGCTCTTTTACAATCGCCCAAAATACCGCATCAGCATTAAGGCCAACAACTTGACCGACGAGCCTTATTGGGTAAGTGATGGATATTATGTGCGACCACAAAAACCCGCACACTTTATTACCAGCTTCACTTTTAAATTTTAA
- a CDS encoding PepSY-associated TM helix domain-containing protein, with protein MSNRIYNILFHTHTISGIIISAALYVIFFAGSLSFFRDEIIGWERNEPISENANLKHLDLDHVLDTLDARKGLAGRDISFYKHFEERRINVNLSAPKDTTAQDEGRRRGEFFYLDPETLDAYTYRSSYSLGEFFYRLHFFAQLNLWGTSGYLLAGFVAFFFLFAVVTGVLVHWKKIVSNFYVFRPKASLKNIWTDAHTALGVLGLPYQFVFAVTGCYLIIGTTVLSPAIVTYMYDGDMTKLYDDFGFNPPKIAPAGQSMATVPSVNSFVDRVEEKWTDFEVKSVQLFNFGDQNMHALIEGNTHTDAKFLGRGGVMYNMATGEQVYEVNPFTETSYTDAAAAVITQLHYGDFGGIPLRVIYFILGLVTCFVIISGVMIWLVARDKKHVSPAKRKFNAWLVASYLAICLSMLPVSAFTFIMVKISPLELDDTRMTFIYQVFFYAWLVCSVGLAVTRNNYFINKFCLVSGGVLGLAVPVANGLVTGNWLWKSYQVGFYQMFTVDFLWLVLGATSLWVASKVKKQPSSKATETKKRGSTHLNGGIEKGLVRNTNPQYQN; from the coding sequence ATGAGTAATAGAATTTACAATATCCTTTTTCACACCCATACGATCAGCGGGATCATCATTAGTGCAGCTTTGTACGTGATTTTCTTTGCCGGTTCCCTTTCTTTTTTCCGGGACGAAATCATCGGGTGGGAGCGGAATGAACCGATCAGTGAGAATGCCAATCTCAAACACCTTGATCTGGATCATGTTTTGGATACGTTGGATGCCAGAAAAGGGCTAGCCGGAAGGGATATTTCCTTTTATAAGCACTTTGAGGAACGCCGGATCAATGTGAATTTAAGTGCGCCTAAGGATACCACTGCCCAGGATGAAGGCAGGAGAAGGGGGGAGTTTTTTTATTTGGATCCCGAAACCTTAGATGCATATACGTATAGAAGCAGTTACAGCCTTGGGGAGTTTTTTTATAGACTCCACTTTTTTGCACAGCTCAACCTTTGGGGAACATCTGGTTATCTTTTAGCAGGGTTTGTGGCGTTTTTCTTTTTATTTGCTGTGGTGACCGGAGTGCTGGTGCATTGGAAAAAAATCGTTTCTAACTTTTATGTCTTTCGGCCAAAAGCAAGCCTGAAGAATATTTGGACAGATGCCCATACCGCTTTAGGAGTGTTGGGCTTGCCTTATCAGTTTGTCTTTGCCGTGACAGGATGTTATTTGATCATTGGTACGACGGTGCTTTCACCTGCTATTGTAACGTATATGTATGATGGGGATATGACCAAGTTGTATGATGATTTTGGTTTTAATCCCCCCAAGATAGCACCAGCAGGTCAGTCTATGGCCACTGTACCCAGTGTCAATAGCTTTGTGGACAGGGTAGAGGAAAAATGGACGGATTTTGAAGTGAAATCCGTTCAGCTGTTCAATTTTGGTGATCAAAACATGCATGCCCTCATCGAGGGAAATACCCATACGGATGCCAAGTTTCTCGGCAGAGGAGGGGTGATGTACAATATGGCGACGGGTGAGCAGGTTTACGAGGTGAACCCTTTTACCGAGACCAGCTACACGGATGCCGCAGCAGCTGTAATTACCCAACTCCATTATGGTGATTTTGGAGGGATACCGCTCAGGGTCATTTATTTTATCCTTGGATTGGTGACCTGTTTTGTCATCATTTCCGGTGTCATGATCTGGCTGGTGGCCAGGGACAAGAAACATGTATCCCCGGCCAAGAGGAAGTTTAATGCTTGGTTAGTGGCCTCGTACTTGGCGATTTGCCTCAGTATGCTGCCGGTTTCTGCCTTTACCTTTATTATGGTCAAAATTTCGCCACTGGAGTTGGATGATACCAGAATGACTTTCATTTATCAAGTGTTCTTTTACGCTTGGTTGGTGTGCAGTGTAGGTCTTGCCGTAACCAGAAACAATTACTTTATCAATAAATTTTGCCTCGTTTCAGGTGGGGTTTTAGGACTGGCCGTGCCTGTGGCCAATGGCCTTGTGACAGGAAATTGGTTATGGAAATCCTATCAAGTGGGATTCTATCAGATGTTTACAGTTGACTTTTTATGGCTGGTGCTCGGTGCCACGTCCCTGTGGGTGGCCAGCAAGGTGAAAAAGCAGCCCTCATCTAAAGCAACGGAAACCAAAAAAAGAGGATCAACTCATTTAAACGGTGGAATCGAAAAAGGCTTGGTAAGAAATACCAACCCTCAGTATCAAAATTAA
- a CDS encoding GIY-YIG nuclease family protein: MLSEKLKHILHHIPPAITGVYFFMDEHDRIIYIGKSNDIRKRVQQHFQHTTSKAVRMQHQVHQVKYENMGNELMALLRESELIKAHKPVFNRALRRSVFLWGLYLVDTEDGYLALKLQKINKEQRELMAFTAKTEGKEYLFRITERYQLCQKINGLYPSKGACFQFTLKTCKGACIGIEPTWMYNERVRQFVQDVSLPNENQVLLLDGRTEGERGVVLIENGVYRGYGFFKGELEKDVRLSDVIQSKTDDRDSQRLLRAYLRKQHSTAQGN; the protein is encoded by the coding sequence ATGTTATCAGAAAAATTAAAACATATACTCCACCATATACCTCCGGCCATCACGGGGGTATATTTTTTTATGGATGAGCATGACCGCATCATCTACATCGGTAAGAGCAACGATATCAGAAAACGTGTCCAGCAGCATTTTCAGCACACGACTTCCAAGGCTGTCAGGATGCAACATCAAGTGCACCAGGTGAAGTATGAAAACATGGGCAATGAACTGATGGCCTTATTACGGGAATCGGAGCTGATCAAAGCGCACAAGCCTGTGTTTAACAGAGCGTTAAGGAGGAGTGTGTTTCTGTGGGGGCTTTATTTAGTGGATACGGAAGATGGATATTTGGCCTTGAAATTGCAAAAAATCAACAAAGAACAGCGGGAACTGATGGCTTTTACCGCCAAAACCGAAGGAAAGGAATACCTGTTTCGCATAACCGAACGGTATCAACTTTGCCAAAAAATAAATGGGTTATATCCTTCCAAAGGGGCCTGCTTCCAGTTCACTTTGAAAACGTGTAAAGGTGCCTGCATAGGGATAGAGCCTACTTGGATGTATAACGAAAGGGTGCGGCAATTTGTCCAGGATGTTAGCCTGCCTAATGAGAATCAGGTCCTCCTGCTGGATGGTAGAACGGAAGGGGAGCGGGGAGTAGTCTTGATCGAAAATGGTGTTTACAGAGGCTATGGTTTTTTTAAGGGAGAGCTGGAAAAAGATGTTCGTCTAAGCGACGTCATTCAATCCAAAACAGACGATAGGGACAGTCAGCGATTGCTTCGGGCATACCTTAGAAAACAGCACAGTACAGCACAAGGGAACTGA
- a CDS encoding glycosyl-4,4'-diaponeurosporenoate acyltransferase CrtO family protein: MILITIILPTLLSLVFSWFVGVMVCHWTKGHLLYPKYENRFLIHDRKWEKFIALKWFEKFISYFPLEYWEFKLMYGKKPDSYRLEEIREKHFTREMEYFIAFTVLAGLTLFIYFTHNTLFFYPLLAANVFGNIYPFLVHQRIRRKLQRN; this comes from the coding sequence ATGATCTTAATCACCATCATTTTACCCACCCTTCTTTCATTGGTTTTTTCTTGGTTTGTAGGAGTTATGGTCTGTCATTGGACCAAAGGACACCTTCTCTATCCAAAGTATGAAAATCGTTTCCTCATCCACGACCGAAAATGGGAAAAATTCATCGCACTAAAATGGTTCGAAAAATTCATTTCTTACTTTCCATTGGAATATTGGGAATTCAAATTGATGTATGGCAAAAAGCCCGACAGCTATAGGCTGGAGGAAATAAGAGAAAAACACTTCACCCGAGAAATGGAATACTTTATTGCCTTTACCGTCTTGGCAGGCCTTACCTTATTTATATATTTCACCCACAACACTTTGTTTTTTTACCCTCTGTTGGCAGCCAATGTCTTTGGGAACATATACCCCTTCTTGGTTCATCAACGCATCAGGAGAAAACTGCAAAGAAATTAG
- a CDS encoding linear amide C-N hydrolase, with translation MNTKHVLIVFVLFFLVRIAIPCTRVVYKGSENLVITARSMDWKDEIPADLWIFPRAMDREGKVGPNSLTWRSKYGSIVASSFGIATVDGMNEKGLVANILWLTESEYPPYDGKQQGLSIAAWAQYVLDNFATVEEAVRRMEKEDYVVVSSNIPGTERFATCHLSISDAKGDNAVFEYVGGKLVIHHDPSYVVMTNSPVYEQQLALNAYWSRIPGTMMLPGTNNAADRFVRASYYIDAIPKSTDRRTAVASVFSVIRNCSVPYGISSESEPNISSTRWRTVSDQKHLVYYFESIMTPNTFWVDIKRVDFGTTPTRKLALSNNETYEGDALDHFIDAEPFEFAGL, from the coding sequence ATGAATACCAAACACGTGTTGATTGTTTTTGTTCTCTTTTTCTTGGTGCGGATAGCGATTCCGTGTACACGTGTGGTGTATAAGGGATCAGAGAATTTGGTGATTACAGCAAGGTCGATGGACTGGAAGGATGAAATTCCAGCAGATTTGTGGATTTTCCCACGGGCGATGGATCGAGAAGGTAAAGTAGGCCCCAACTCTTTGACGTGGCGTTCTAAGTACGGAAGCATCGTGGCCAGTTCATTTGGTATTGCCACCGTGGATGGGATGAATGAGAAAGGATTAGTCGCCAATATCCTTTGGCTAACAGAATCCGAATATCCTCCCTACGATGGAAAACAGCAGGGACTGTCTATAGCTGCTTGGGCGCAATATGTTTTGGATAACTTTGCCACAGTAGAAGAAGCAGTGCGAAGAATGGAAAAGGAGGATTATGTGGTTGTCTCCAGCAATATTCCTGGTACAGAACGGTTTGCTACCTGTCATTTATCCATTTCAGATGCTAAAGGAGATAATGCAGTTTTTGAGTATGTCGGTGGAAAGCTTGTCATCCATCATGATCCCTCGTACGTGGTGATGACCAATTCCCCTGTTTATGAACAGCAGTTGGCTTTAAATGCATATTGGAGTCGAATTCCGGGGACGATGATGCTACCAGGGACCAATAATGCTGCCGATCGGTTTGTTCGAGCATCTTACTATATTGACGCCATCCCCAAGTCAACTGACAGGCGTACAGCAGTCGCGAGCGTTTTTAGTGTGATCAGAAATTGCTCAGTTCCTTATGGTATATCTTCTGAAAGTGAACCAAATATTTCATCTACCAGATGGCGTACCGTTTCAGATCAAAAGCACCTGGTCTATTATTTTGAGTCAATCATGACACCAAATACCTTTTGGGTCGATATCAAGAGGGTGGATTTTGGGACTACTCCCACACGGAAACTGGCCCTGTCCAACAATGAGACCTATGAAGGAGACGCACTGGATCATTTTATTGACGCTGAACCTTTCGAATTTGCTGGTTTATAG